The window ATGTGTAGAGACAGAAATATCAggtttaaatattgaaaagaaACATGATGAGGCATCATTGTGACCTGGGCGTTATGTGTaatctgcaaaaataaaaagatgcagCTATCATGTCTTAGGTACACACTTTGACAACTACCTTTCAGGCTGTCAGAAATGCAATGTACCTAAAGAAGATTTGTTTTGAGGAGTTGTTTTAATTAAGTAGCACTCCCACCTGTCGTTCACAATATGCTTTCATCAGTTTGCTGAGAGGAGTGTGCCTTTTAATCTTGAATTGCACCACTGAGCCTTCCTGCCCTGCCACCTTCAGGTTGATGTGCTCATTGTTCTCTGTCTTCACTCCCTCCTGAAAGAGAGATAAACAGAAGTTTGCAGAAAGTAAAGTTGATTGCAAAAATAATAAGCCTTGGCTTCCAGCTGTGTAACGCATTTGCCCCTCGTACCACAAAACTCCTTTTGCCCGGGTCAGACATAACgttgatgtacagtacattatgtACGTCACTGATTTATTACAAGTCAAAAGTATTTTTACCCCCGTTACATTTGTTTGACACTTGCACATTGTGAGCACTGATTGGAGGACTGGTGGTTAACGTACTTATCACAAAAAGGAGTAGCATAGAAACTTCACTTTTAGCATTTAGCAAGTCAATGGCCTAGCTACAACTTATTGATGCTCAGCCTAACGTTAGTCAGAATTAGTTAGTTAGTCACGGGAATTACAACTTGCACGCATCAACAATCCCTCTTATCCCGAGACTCTTGTGCGTGTGATGAGCATGCCTTTTTCATATGAGATCCGTTAACAATTAACGTAAGTCCTCAAACAATTAATATGGGCCCGTGGCCGTAGCGTTATACTGCCCTCTGAACGGTAACGTTAACGATTACCGTTACTCACTTTTCTTCGGTttttgctagctaacgttacctgaacTTGCTAGAACCATATCACCACTTGTTAGTCTCACTCGCTAAAGCTGACAGTGGCATTTAAaaggtgttgttttttgtttctttaaagagACCAGCAATTATTAAATCTCATGCACATTAGCCAAGTTAGCAAATTATGCTAACTTCGCCCGCTTGCTACCGAGCTAcctagcattgcaagctagcacTGGATAGCTTTTTTGTAATTATGCGACCATTGGCACATTAGTCTCACAGGCGGCTTTTTGGTGCCTTCTGTAGTATCACGCATTGATTAGCTAGGTACACTCATACAGCGTACAAACTCCACTCACCTTGTTTTTTTCGTCTgcc of the Etheostoma spectabile isolate EspeVRDwgs_2016 chromosome 2, UIUC_Espe_1.0, whole genome shotgun sequence genome contains:
- the sumo2a gene encoding small ubiquitin like modifier 2a, with amino-acid sequence MADEKNKEGVKTENNEHINLKVAGQEGSVVQFKIKRHTPLSKLMKAYCERQGLSMRQIRFRFDGQPINETDTPSQLEMEDEDTIDVFQQQTGGSFL